In one window of Nakamurella sp. PAMC28650 DNA:
- a CDS encoding carbonic anhydrase, producing MSSLHTLTTRNQDFLEHRFPGPLELRPRLRATIIGCLDPRVDPAQVLGLELGDAPVIRNIGGRITPAVLDILNLLALGFPAQIGPASEEAKGDLIVLHHNQCGITRMQGHPEQLAAAFGIDAADLAAKSVGDPHASLEVDVQVLRNHPGISDSYRVTGMFYDVTTGQVQITVPAQVTV from the coding sequence ATGTCGTCGCTGCACACCCTCACCACCCGCAACCAGGATTTCCTCGAGCACCGGTTCCCGGGACCGCTGGAACTGCGGCCCCGGCTGCGGGCCACGATCATCGGCTGCCTGGATCCCCGGGTCGATCCGGCGCAGGTCCTGGGCTTGGAGTTGGGTGATGCCCCGGTGATCCGCAACATCGGTGGCCGGATCACGCCGGCGGTACTGGACATCCTCAATCTGCTGGCACTGGGTTTCCCCGCCCAGATCGGCCCGGCCAGCGAAGAGGCCAAGGGCGACCTGATTGTGCTGCACCACAACCAATGTGGCATCACCCGCATGCAGGGCCACCCGGAGCAACTGGCCGCCGCATTCGGTATCGATGCCGCCGACCTGGCCGCCAAGTCCGTCGGCGACCCGCACGCCTCTCTCGAGGTGGACGTGCAGGTGCTGCGCAATCATCCGGGCATCAGCGACTCCTACCGAGTGACGGGGATGTTCTACGACGTCACCACCGGCCAGGTGCAGATCACCGTCCCGGCCCAGGTGACGGTGTGA
- a CDS encoding DUF2127 domain-containing protein, whose translation MSNEQPAVKPNRWELRACGRRGHATYRPQEADLAGRLRTDTAVGQAWRCLRCGNFVPGPPAGGGPADTAPLVLRGKALRQATILRVLATERLIRAALLAFAVWAVLKFRNAHDSIQTAVDRDLPAFRAVGVHVDQLALVKDLQKALDQAPSRLTLIALLLAAYAAIELIESAGLWLAKRWGEYFAVVATSIFLPLEIRDLLGGVTFTRAGAFIVNLAAVIYLLLSKHLFGLRGGRAAYDRERHGEQLLEIEQAATTSTAAPSAR comes from the coding sequence GTGAGCAACGAGCAACCGGCGGTGAAACCGAACCGGTGGGAACTACGCGCCTGTGGCCGCCGCGGGCACGCCACCTACCGGCCGCAAGAGGCAGACCTGGCTGGTCGGCTGCGTACCGACACCGCCGTCGGGCAGGCATGGCGTTGCCTGCGGTGCGGCAACTTCGTCCCCGGACCGCCAGCCGGCGGCGGACCGGCCGACACCGCGCCGCTGGTGCTGCGCGGCAAAGCCCTGCGGCAGGCCACGATCCTGCGGGTGCTCGCCACTGAACGACTGATCCGCGCGGCGCTGCTGGCGTTCGCGGTGTGGGCGGTGCTGAAATTCCGCAACGCCCACGACTCCATCCAAACCGCCGTCGACCGGGACCTGCCGGCGTTCCGCGCGGTCGGTGTCCACGTGGACCAACTCGCGCTGGTGAAAGATCTGCAGAAGGCGCTGGACCAGGCGCCGAGCCGGTTGACGCTCATCGCGCTCTTGCTGGCCGCCTACGCCGCGATCGAACTGATCGAATCAGCGGGTCTGTGGCTGGCCAAGCGGTGGGGCGAGTACTTCGCCGTCGTCGCCACCTCCATCTTCCTACCGCTGGAGATACGGGATTTGCTGGGCGGCGTCACCTTCACCCGGGCCGGCGCCTTCATCGTCAACCTCGCCGCGGTCATCTACCTGCTGCTGTCCAAGCACCTGTTCGGCCTGCGCGGTGGCCGAGCCGCCTACGACCGCGAACGCCACGGTGAGCAGTTGCTGGAAATCGAACAAGCCGCCACTACCTCCACAGCCGCGCCATCGGCGAGGTAG
- a CDS encoding TetR/AcrR family transcriptional regulator C-terminal domain-containing protein: MERFLRTLHDAGFSDRAAVSAYRAFSCFLLGHLLLEVTALGSISAEVGRAEPQPAPPVYLSDYPHLDAIQAELTRPYTDDEFEEALESLLDRLESQGLT, from the coding sequence ATGGAAAGATTTCTGCGGACGTTGCATGACGCCGGGTTTTCCGACCGGGCCGCGGTCTCTGCCTACCGGGCGTTCTCCTGCTTCCTGCTGGGTCACCTACTGCTCGAGGTCACCGCACTGGGCAGCATCAGTGCCGAAGTCGGACGAGCTGAACCGCAACCGGCGCCACCGGTCTATCTATCGGACTATCCCCACCTGGACGCCATTCAGGCCGAACTGACCCGCCCCTACACCGACGACGAATTCGAGGAAGCGCTGGAATCGTTGCTGGACAGACTGGAAAGTCAGGGGCTCACCTAA
- a CDS encoding MarR family winged helix-turn-helix transcriptional regulator, whose amino-acid sequence MQQKKESDRDRRVAEQLTQDMVAGCVGVRVGRLHRLVSREFERHLRPVGLSLQQLEVLSTLTACRGPVKPTVVAELLALERSTMSRNLAILIDRGWAASTDTSTTGRSLAVEITAAGTAKLAEAGDAWRQAQTALIADLGSDAPATLNAWLAALT is encoded by the coding sequence ATGCAACAAAAAAAGGAATCTGATCGGGACCGACGTGTCGCCGAGCAGTTGACCCAGGACATGGTGGCCGGCTGCGTCGGTGTGCGGGTCGGGCGACTGCACCGGCTGGTGTCCCGCGAATTCGAACGGCACCTGCGGCCGGTCGGGCTGTCCCTGCAACAGCTGGAGGTCCTGTCCACATTGACTGCCTGCCGCGGACCGGTGAAACCGACGGTCGTCGCGGAGCTGCTGGCCCTGGAACGCTCCACCATGAGCCGCAATCTGGCCATCCTGATCGACCGCGGCTGGGCCGCCAGCACCGACACCTCAACCACCGGACGCTCACTGGCGGTTGAGATCACCGCGGCCGGCACCGCCAAACTCGCCGAAGCCGGCGACGCGTGGCGTCAGGCGCAGACAGCCCTGATCGCCGACCTGGGCAGTGATGCTCCAGCCACTTTGAACGCCTGGCTGGCCGCACTCACGTGA
- a CDS encoding MIP/aquaporin family protein, with the protein MTTSASTDTGFNGHRLDPGNGIRAGIAEAVGTFFLIYTGTATAAAGALGKSTAGPPPDSLAVALAFGLVLAALVGGLGQVSGAHMNAAVTLGLAVTGKFPWRYVPVYLGFQLLGAIAGAGATWATFGNAARTTAHLGATVPSAGVSDVRAFVVEALITFLLVFVIMAVATDPRVPAALAAPSIGFALVAAVLIGGGITGGAVNPDRALGPAIMSGTFTSLWVYLLAPIVGGIAAALLYSNVVAKAAAPTMEHGDPQTGKAAGDRSLATGTDSPHTPR; encoded by the coding sequence GTGACCACCTCAGCCAGCACCGACACCGGATTCAACGGACACCGCCTGGACCCGGGTAACGGCATCCGCGCCGGTATCGCCGAAGCCGTCGGTACCTTTTTCCTGATCTACACCGGAACGGCCACCGCCGCCGCCGGCGCGCTGGGCAAATCCACCGCCGGACCACCCCCGGACTCCCTCGCCGTTGCGTTGGCATTCGGGTTGGTGCTGGCCGCGTTGGTCGGCGGGCTGGGGCAGGTGTCCGGCGCGCACATGAACGCCGCGGTCACCCTCGGACTCGCGGTCACCGGAAAATTCCCGTGGCGCTACGTCCCGGTCTACCTCGGGTTCCAGCTGCTCGGCGCGATCGCCGGGGCCGGCGCCACCTGGGCGACCTTCGGCAACGCCGCCCGCACCACGGCGCACCTGGGTGCCACCGTGCCCTCCGCCGGGGTCAGCGACGTCCGGGCGTTCGTCGTGGAAGCGTTGATCACCTTCCTGCTGGTGTTCGTGATCATGGCGGTCGCCACCGACCCGCGGGTCCCGGCTGCCCTGGCCGCCCCCTCCATCGGCTTCGCCCTGGTCGCCGCGGTGCTGATCGGCGGCGGCATCACCGGCGGCGCCGTCAACCCCGACCGGGCGTTGGGCCCGGCAATCATGTCCGGAACTTTCACCTCGCTGTGGGTGTACCTGCTCGCACCGATCGTCGGCGGCATCGCCGCCGCCCTCCTTTACAGCAACGTCGTCGCCAAAGCCGCCGCCCCGACGATGGAACACGGCGACCCACAAACCGGTAAAGCCGCCGGTGACCGCAGCCTGGCCACCGGCACGGACAGCCCGCACACCCCCCGCTGA